Proteins found in one Brachyspira murdochii DSM 12563 genomic segment:
- a CDS encoding NADH-dependent [FeFe] hydrogenase, group A6, with translation MVKIKINGKQIEVEEGLTILKAAKKLGIKIPSLCYHPDIPPTSACGICVVKLANQGNKYVRSCSMIVEEGMDIITHDAEINTVRKGVLELVLSAHPNDCLNCIRNGECELQTAAADFGVRNSKYDNIKQNHPRDESAGSIVLNPEKCIKCGRCVVVCQEMQRVHALGFVNRGFDTYFAPSAVSLKDSPCVDCGQCAAHCPVAAIYEKDQTKEVEAAIDDPNTYVTVQMAPSVRVALGEYFGLKPGDNITGKIYAAMRLMGFDAIFDTNFGADMTIMEEAHEFVKRFTESNGTSAMTTSCCPAWVKYVEEYYPDLLDNVSSAKSPHMMLAPMTKTYYSEKANVDPFTIFNVSIMPCTAKKNEIRKNETMYSSGYKDVDVVLTTREFARMIKHYGIDVAGIEPEESDSILGEYSGAGTIFGATGGVMEAALRTAYNIISGTNLDNVDFEEVRGLEGVKRAAVKVLDKDVKIAVVNGLHNVDAVMQEMREAKQKGENPPYNFIEVMACQGGCVGGGGQPYGTTNQTRTDRAKGLYDEDKKVVKHRCSHENENLKKLYDDFLGKPLGERAHHFLHTEYKADEKYTK, from the coding sequence ATGGTTAAAATAAAAATAAACGGAAAACAAATAGAAGTAGAAGAAGGTCTTACTATATTAAAGGCGGCAAAAAAATTGGGAATAAAAATTCCTTCATTATGTTATCACCCTGATATACCGCCTACATCAGCATGCGGGATATGTGTTGTAAAATTAGCAAATCAGGGAAATAAATATGTAAGATCATGCTCTATGATTGTAGAAGAAGGAATGGATATTATCACACATGATGCAGAAATTAATACTGTAAGAAAAGGAGTACTTGAATTAGTATTGTCTGCTCACCCTAATGATTGTTTAAACTGCATAAGAAACGGAGAATGCGAACTTCAAACTGCTGCTGCTGACTTTGGGGTTAGAAACTCTAAATATGATAATATAAAACAAAATCACCCTAGAGATGAATCTGCAGGAAGCATTGTACTTAATCCGGAAAAATGTATTAAATGCGGAAGATGTGTTGTAGTTTGTCAGGAAATGCAGAGAGTACATGCTTTGGGTTTTGTTAATAGAGGATTTGATACTTATTTTGCTCCTAGTGCTGTTTCATTAAAAGATTCTCCTTGCGTAGACTGCGGACAATGTGCTGCTCACTGTCCTGTTGCTGCTATATATGAAAAAGATCAAACTAAAGAAGTTGAAGCGGCTATTGATGATCCTAATACTTATGTTACAGTTCAAATGGCTCCTTCTGTAAGGGTTGCCTTAGGAGAATATTTCGGTCTTAAACCCGGAGATAATATCACTGGAAAAATATATGCTGCTATGCGTTTGATGGGATTCGATGCTATATTCGATACTAATTTCGGGGCGGATATGACTATTATGGAAGAAGCTCATGAGTTTGTAAAAAGATTTACAGAAAGTAATGGAACATCTGCTATGACAACCTCCTGCTGTCCTGCTTGGGTAAAATACGTAGAAGAATATTATCCGGACTTACTTGATAATGTTTCAAGTGCAAAATCACCTCATATGATGTTAGCACCTATGACTAAAACATATTATTCTGAAAAAGCAAATGTAGACCCATTCACTATTTTTAATGTATCTATAATGCCTTGTACTGCTAAGAAAAATGAAATAAGAAAAAATGAAACTATGTATTCAAGCGGATATAAAGATGTTGATGTTGTGCTTACTACAAGAGAGTTTGCAAGAATGATAAAACACTATGGTATAGATGTAGCTGGAATAGAGCCTGAAGAATCTGACAGCATATTAGGAGAATACTCTGGAGCTGGTACTATATTCGGTGCTACTGGCGGAGTTATGGAGGCTGCTTTAAGAACCGCTTATAATATCATATCAGGTACTAATCTTGATAATGTTGATTTTGAAGAGGTTAGAGGACTTGAAGGAGTTAAAAGAGCTGCTGTCAAAGTGCTTGATAAAGATGTAAAAATAGCTGTTGTTAATGGACTTCATAATGTTGATGCTGTAATGCAGGAGATGAGAGAAGCAAAACAAAAAGGTGAAAATCCTCCTTACAACTTTATAGAAGTTATGGCTTGTCAGGGAGGCTGTGTAGGAGGAGGCGGTCAGCCTTATGGAACTACAAATCAAACTAGAACTGATAGAGCTAAAGGTCTGTATGATGAAGATAAAAAGGTTGTTAAACATAGATGCTCTCATGAAAATGAAAATCTTAAAAAACTTTATGACGATTTTCTTGGAAAACCTCTTGGAGAGAGAGCCCATCACTTCTTACATACAGAGTATAAAGCTGACGAAAAATATACAAAATAA
- a CDS encoding NuoF family protein — protein MTEKLDRKKLEEHRINKAKEIALRKGTESSESHKYHILVCGGTACESNKSDEIVRLLKEYAEKNGIENDVLVVKTGCFGFCSQGPVVKIMPGRVFYTHVEPAHAKDIIEKHIMKGELLLRILYKEQREHRDFSKEINFYQKQRRIVLKNCGMIDPENIDEYIGNDGYKALSKALFEMTPDEVLKEMQISGLRGRGGAGFPTWKKWSFTKGVEAEQKYIVCNADEGDPGAYMDRSILEGDPHSVIEAMTIAGYTVGASKGYLYIRAEYGLAVDRVKIALEQAYNYGLLGQNILGSNFSFDLDIRLGAGAFVCGEETALLASIEGNRGTPRPRPPFPAIKGLFEYPTVINNVETFANVTAIINNGGNWFASIGTENSKGTKVFALTGNVNVSGLVEVPMGTTIREIVFDIGGGIPNDKFVKGVQTGGPSGGILPESLFGTHIDFDNLVELGSMMGSGGMIVIDEDSNMVDFAKFYLGFCVDESCGKCVPCRVGGMQMLKILEKFTKKRAKEDDIQKLKDIALTMRKASLCALGSTAANPVMSTLKHFEDEYRAGIFTPPVPKKN, from the coding sequence ATGACAGAAAAATTAGACAGAAAAAAGTTAGAAGAACATAGAATTAACAAGGCTAAAGAAATAGCTTTAAGAAAAGGTACAGAATCATCTGAATCTCATAAATATCATATACTTGTATGCGGAGGTACTGCATGCGAGTCTAATAAAAGCGATGAAATAGTAAGACTATTAAAAGAGTATGCAGAAAAAAATGGTATAGAAAATGATGTATTAGTTGTAAAAACAGGATGCTTTGGTTTCTGCAGTCAGGGTCCTGTTGTAAAAATAATGCCGGGAAGAGTTTTTTATACGCATGTAGAACCAGCACATGCAAAAGATATTATAGAAAAACATATAATGAAAGGAGAACTTCTTTTAAGAATACTTTATAAAGAACAAAGAGAACATAGAGATTTCTCAAAAGAGATTAACTTCTATCAGAAACAAAGAAGAATAGTATTAAAAAACTGCGGTATGATAGACCCAGAAAATATAGATGAATATATAGGCAATGACGGTTATAAAGCATTATCCAAAGCACTATTTGAAATGACTCCAGATGAAGTTCTAAAAGAAATGCAGATTTCAGGTCTTAGAGGACGCGGCGGAGCTGGATTTCCTACTTGGAAGAAATGGAGCTTTACTAAAGGTGTAGAAGCAGAGCAGAAATACATAGTATGCAATGCAGATGAAGGAGACCCCGGTGCTTATATGGACAGAAGCATACTTGAAGGAGACCCTCATTCTGTAATAGAAGCTATGACTATAGCAGGATATACCGTAGGAGCAAGCAAAGGATATTTGTATATAAGAGCAGAATACGGACTTGCTGTAGACAGAGTGAAAATAGCATTAGAACAGGCTTATAATTACGGCTTATTAGGTCAAAATATACTAGGAAGTAATTTCTCATTTGATTTGGATATAAGACTTGGAGCAGGTGCTTTTGTATGCGGAGAGGAAACAGCACTTCTTGCTTCTATAGAAGGAAACAGAGGAACTCCAAGACCAAGACCTCCTTTCCCTGCCATAAAAGGTTTGTTTGAATATCCTACTGTAATTAATAATGTAGAAACATTTGCTAATGTTACAGCCATTATTAATAACGGCGGAAACTGGTTTGCATCTATCGGTACAGAAAACTCTAAAGGAACTAAAGTATTTGCTTTAACAGGCAACGTTAATGTATCCGGGCTTGTAGAGGTGCCTATGGGTACTACTATCAGAGAGATAGTATTTGATATAGGAGGCGGAATACCTAATGATAAGTTTGTTAAAGGTGTTCAAACTGGAGGACCTTCCGGAGGAATACTTCCGGAATCATTATTTGGAACTCATATAGATTTTGATAATTTAGTGGAATTAGGTTCTATGATGGGCTCTGGCGGTATGATTGTAATTGATGAAGACAGCAATATGGTTGATTTTGCTAAATTCTATCTTGGCTTCTGTGTTGATGAAAGCTGCGGAAAATGTGTGCCTTGCAGAGTGGGAGGAATGCAGATGCTTAAAATATTAGAAAAGTTTACCAAAAAAAGAGCTAAAGAAGATGATATACAAAAATTAAAAGATATTGCTTTAACTATGAGAAAGGCTTCATTATGTGCATTAGGTTCTACTGCGGCCAATCCTGTAATGTCTACACTTAAGCATTTTGAAGATGAGTACAGAGCTGGTATATTTACTCCGCCTGTTCCTAAAAAGAATTAA
- a CDS encoding NADH-quinone oxidoreductase subunit NuoE family protein: MSEDVSLLTEESIADEIKALVEKWKDAEGNLIMICHGIQKHYGYVPRNVAKYVSEQINIPLARIYEILTFYNYFTMEPPAENNIAVCMGTACYLKGGGQLVEEIKRKLNLKGDQKYSADRKYKLEEVRCIGCCGLAPVITFNGDVSGRVVVDDISKFIEDKKD; this comes from the coding sequence ATGAGTGAAGATGTATCTTTGTTGACCGAAGAATCCATTGCTGATGAAATAAAGGCTTTAGTTGAAAAATGGAAAGATGCTGAAGGTAATCTTATAATGATTTGTCATGGCATTCAAAAACATTACGGCTATGTTCCTAGAAATGTTGCTAAATATGTATCTGAACAAATAAATATTCCGCTAGCAAGAATCTATGAAATTCTTACATTTTATAACTACTTTACAATGGAACCGCCTGCAGAAAATAATATAGCTGTATGTATGGGTACAGCATGCTATTTAAAAGGGGGCGGACAATTAGTAGAAGAAATCAAAAGAAAATTAAATCTTAAAGGCGATCAAAAATACTCAGCTGATAGAAAATACAAATTAGAAGAAGTTAGATGTATAGGCTGCTGCGGTTTGGCTCCAGTTATTACATTTAATGGAGATGTATCTGGAAGAGTAGTTGTTGATGATATATCAAAGTTTATAGAAGATAAAAAAGATTAA
- a CDS encoding DUF4261 domain-containing protein: MKDKKEVNPNTNHKSVNHDEASFSHVYFYKLLFEEKPTLPNIELVKQKIKKYYEDIDIVSSDNGIYSIAINDLKVKYKDDKEVPAQILMPNAMEFDYTSISDYYYSQMWDIKEPKELIKNCNYEIMLSDFLAAGLDYKDRASLLNNWLYVSLQLFDKCIAVYNEQSGKLLLPEQILNNNYPKDFRFLLSGVNIRLFNVQNSNDIIVDTLGMYAIGLPDIQYHFHDLNVNEVISHALNIAAYIFDKGDIIKSGDTIQSIFENVQWKCQYEKSLLKPHREILDINTLEYASGKR, translated from the coding sequence ATGAAAGATAAAAAAGAAGTTAATCCTAATACTAATCATAAAAGCGTAAACCATGATGAAGCTAGTTTTTCGCATGTGTATTTTTATAAACTTTTATTTGAAGAAAAGCCAACTCTTCCTAATATAGAACTTGTAAAACAAAAAATAAAAAAGTATTATGAAGATATTGATATTGTATCATCTGATAATGGAATTTACAGTATAGCAATAAATGATTTGAAAGTAAAATATAAAGATGATAAAGAAGTTCCAGCACAGATATTGATGCCTAATGCTATGGAATTTGATTATACTTCAATAAGCGACTATTATTATAGTCAGATGTGGGATATAAAAGAGCCTAAAGAATTAATAAAAAACTGTAATTACGAAATAATGCTTAGCGATTTTCTGGCAGCTGGTCTTGATTATAAAGATAGAGCATCACTTTTAAATAATTGGCTTTATGTATCATTACAGCTTTTTGATAAATGCATAGCTGTATATAATGAACAAAGCGGAAAACTTCTTTTACCAGAACAGATACTTAATAATAATTATCCAAAAGATTTTAGATTTTTACTTTCAGGTGTAAATATAAGGCTTTTTAATGTACAAAACTCTAATGATATTATAGTTGATACTTTAGGAATGTATGCTATAGGACTTCCAGATATACAATATCATTTCCATGATTTAAATGTAAATGAAGTTATATCACATGCTTTAAATATAGCAGCTTATATATTTGATAAGGGAGATATTATAAAAAGCGGCGACACTATACAAAGCATATTTGAAAATGTACAGTGGAAATGCCAATATGAAAAATCTTTACTTAAACCGCACAGAGAGATTTTGGATATCAATACTTTAGAATACGCTTCTGGAAAAAGATAA
- a CDS encoding AAA family ATPase, which produces MFTYVKLKNYKSLVDFEVDLTSSKNNPKKMIIIYGENGAGKSNFINAFFTLFETLNTKINVDEFNTRISDFDKMINNNENNKSLKIIINLLKEKFKTLDSIIKENKTICSKDNMILEFGFKLNGKNGVYYIETNNESIVKEKLEYVLEKNKTKYFELYPNSKDNYINQSLFKSDKYLNEIKDLVDKFWGKHSFLSILLFEQEDKTKKYISKNINNNIFDIIKYFLSMSIYIKNGSNTEKRKISIDKKFISIMNNGAIKIDEEEKLNHTENVLNNFFTSIYSDIKKVYYKREIKDNKINYNLFIKKQIYGKIIDIKFKLESTGTQKLLDLFQLIISSTKKNSIVAIDELDSGIHDLLTASLLESLFSNIKGQFILTTHNTTILESDIKKECIYIFNIDSEGKKILVPITDYEKEHPNINFRKRYLKGIYYGIPIVSDIDFKDILEE; this is translated from the coding sequence ATGTTTACTTATGTAAAACTTAAAAATTATAAATCATTAGTTGATTTTGAAGTAGATTTAACATCATCAAAGAATAATCCTAAAAAAATGATTATAATTTATGGAGAAAATGGTGCTGGTAAAAGTAATTTTATAAATGCATTTTTTACATTATTTGAAACATTAAATACAAAAATTAATGTAGATGAATTTAATACCCGAATATCTGATTTTGATAAAATGATAAATAATAATGAAAATAATAAATCTTTAAAAATAATAATTAATTTATTGAAAGAAAAATTTAAAACACTTGATAGTATAATAAAAGAAAATAAAACTATTTGTTCTAAAGACAATATGATTTTAGAATTTGGTTTTAAACTAAATGGCAAAAATGGAGTATATTATATAGAGACTAATAATGAAAGTATTGTTAAAGAAAAATTAGAATATGTTTTAGAAAAAAATAAAACAAAATATTTTGAATTATATCCTAATAGTAAAGATAATTATATAAATCAATCATTATTTAAATCTGATAAATATTTAAATGAAATAAAAGATTTAGTAGATAAATTTTGGGGTAAGCATTCATTTTTATCTATTCTATTATTTGAACAGGAAGACAAAACAAAAAAATATATATCAAAAAATATAAATAATAATATATTTGATATTATTAAATATTTTTTATCAATGTCTATTTATATAAAAAATGGAAGCAATACAGAAAAAAGAAAAATAAGTATAGATAAAAAATTTATTTCTATTATGAATAACGGAGCTATTAAAATAGATGAAGAAGAAAAACTCAATCATACAGAAAACGTATTAAATAACTTTTTTACTTCTATATATAGTGATATAAAAAAAGTATATTACAAAAGAGAGATAAAAGATAATAAAATTAATTATAATTTATTTATAAAAAAACAAATATATGGTAAGATCATAGATATAAAATTTAAATTAGAATCAACAGGTACACAAAAACTGCTTGATTTATTTCAATTAATAATATCATCTACGAAAAAAAATAGTATAGTAGCAATAGATGAATTAGACAGTGGTATACATGATCTTTTAACTGCATCATTATTAGAATCATTATTTAGTAATATTAAAGGACAATTTATATTAACAACACATAATACAACTATTTTAGAGTCAGATATAAAAAAAGAATGTATATATATTTTTAATATAGACAGTGAAGGAAAAAAAATACTAGTTCCTATAACAGATTATGAAAAAGAACACCCAAATATAAACTTTAGAAAAAGGTATTTGAAAGGTATCTACTACGGAATTCCAATTGTTTCTGATATAGATTTCAAAGATATATTGGAGGAATAA
- the purH gene encoding bifunctional phosphoribosylaminoimidazolecarboxamide formyltransferase/IMP cyclohydrolase: MIKRALISVFYKDGILEFAKFLASKNVEIVSTGGTYKYLKENGINVIEVAEVTGAKEMLDGRVKTLDPKIHGAILAIRDNPTHMETIKERGITPIDMVIVNLYPFFEKVQDDGLKFEEKIEFIDIGGPTMLRSAAKSFKDVVVISDVKDYDLVKNEMEKGEVSFETKKYLASKVFNLTSAYDAAVSEFMFNSLENKEDKKLNYLNMSYALEEKLRYGENPHQGASYYVSTTDKGSMKGFEQLNGKELSFNNIRDMDIALKIVLEFDEAKNEYACSAIKHSTPCGAALGSNVLEAYTRTYNCDPTSIFGGIVAFNTTVDEATAKELVKIFLEIVIAKDFTKEALEVLKTKNNLRVIKYKTNTSDKINLVKVDGGLLVQDEDSVLVEDYKVVTEKKPTEEEMKNLIFGMKVVKYAKSNAIVVIKDFMAKGIGSGQTNRIWACEDALERAGDGVVMASDAFFPFRDVVDACAKYNIKAIIQPGGSIRDKESIEACNEHGIAMVFTGIRHFKH; the protein is encoded by the coding sequence ATGATTAAAAGAGCATTGATATCCGTATTTTATAAAGACGGAATATTAGAGTTTGCTAAGTTTTTAGCTTCAAAAAATGTGGAAATAGTTTCCACAGGGGGAACTTATAAATATTTAAAAGAGAATGGTATAAATGTTATAGAGGTTGCTGAAGTTACAGGTGCTAAAGAAATGCTTGACGGCAGAGTAAAAACTTTAGACCCTAAAATACATGGAGCAATACTTGCTATAAGAGATAATCCAACTCATATGGAAACTATTAAAGAAAGAGGAATCACTCCTATAGATATGGTAATAGTTAATCTTTATCCTTTCTTTGAAAAGGTACAAGATGACGGTTTGAAGTTTGAGGAAAAAATAGAGTTTATAGATATAGGCGGACCTACAATGCTTCGTTCTGCTGCTAAATCTTTCAAAGATGTTGTTGTTATAAGCGATGTTAAAGATTACGATTTGGTTAAAAATGAGATGGAAAAAGGAGAAGTGAGTTTTGAAACTAAAAAATATTTAGCTTCTAAAGTATTTAATTTAACTTCTGCTTATGATGCTGCAGTGTCTGAGTTTATGTTTAATTCATTAGAAAATAAAGAAGATAAAAAACTTAATTATCTAAATATGTCTTATGCATTAGAGGAAAAATTAAGATACGGAGAGAATCCTCATCAGGGAGCAAGCTACTATGTATCAACTACAGATAAAGGCTCTATGAAAGGTTTTGAACAATTAAATGGAAAAGAGCTTTCATTTAATAATATTAGAGATATGGATATAGCTTTAAAAATAGTGCTTGAATTTGATGAAGCTAAAAATGAATATGCTTGTTCTGCAATAAAACATTCTACTCCTTGCGGTGCTGCTTTAGGTTCTAATGTGCTTGAGGCTTATACTAGAACTTATAACTGCGATCCTACTTCTATATTCGGAGGTATTGTTGCTTTTAATACTACAGTAGATGAGGCAACAGCAAAAGAGCTTGTTAAAATATTTTTGGAAATTGTTATTGCTAAAGACTTTACTAAAGAGGCTTTGGAAGTATTAAAAACAAAAAATAATTTAAGAGTTATAAAATATAAAACTAATACAAGTGATAAAATCAATCTTGTTAAAGTAGACGGAGGATTACTTGTTCAAGATGAGGATAGTGTTTTAGTAGAAGATTATAAAGTTGTAACTGAGAAAAAACCTACCGAAGAAGAGATGAAAAATTTAATATTCGGAATGAAGGTTGTAAAATATGCTAAATCAAATGCTATAGTGGTAATAAAAGACTTTATGGCTAAAGGTATAGGAAGCGGACAGACTAATAGAATATGGGCATGCGAAGATGCTTTGGAACGTGCTGGAGACGGAGTTGTAATGGCATCTGATGCATTTTTCCCATTCAGAGACGTTGTTGATGCTTGTGCTAAATACAATATTAAGGCTATAATTCAGCCGGGCGGATCTATTAGAGATAAAGAATCAATAGAAGCATGCAATGAACATGGTATTGCTATGGTATTTACTGGTATAAGACATTTTAAACATTAA
- a CDS encoding rhodanese-like domain-containing protein — MNNTLTLIIGLVITFIVLSFVRKIIFNIMSKGKFKNININEAASLYKNNKNIGLIDVRSYAEVQQSGYIKNSVNIPLDDSKFNEKMSKLDKNKEYIVYCASGSRSGMASMRMYKLGFTNINNLRGAGYFQLSSVLK, encoded by the coding sequence ATGAATAATACTTTAACTTTAATAATAGGATTAGTAATAACATTTATAGTATTAAGCTTTGTGAGAAAAATTATATTTAATATAATGAGCAAGGGCAAGTTTAAAAATATAAATATAAATGAAGCAGCATCATTATACAAAAATAACAAAAACATAGGCTTAATAGATGTAAGAAGCTACGCAGAAGTACAGCAAAGCGGATATATAAAAAACAGTGTAAACATACCATTAGATGACAGCAAATTTAATGAAAAAATGTCTAAACTCGATAAAAACAAAGAATATATAGTGTACTGTGCAAGCGGTAGCCGTTCTGGAATGGCTTCTATGCGTATGTATAAATTAGGTTTTACTAATATTAATAATCTTAGAGGGGCAGGATATTTTCAGCTTTCATCAGTTTTAAAATAA
- a CDS encoding TenA family protein — protein sequence MKFSEMVWKKNEGLYKKIIDMPFNKELMEGTLNKEKFAYYIEQDSLYLKYYSKVLATISSKINNNADYAIAFLKSSMNAYIVEEEIVHKYFRDTFKLKNTNKITTANLGYTSFLINTAHTEAFEASAASILPCFWIYNEIGKYIKENAKIENNPYKTWIDAYADEEFSKSTENMIKIIDDLYNNASNYVKEKMIVSFDIAFVWEYRFWNDAYNLDDFYNV from the coding sequence ATGAAATTTTCAGAAATGGTATGGAAAAAAAATGAAGGGCTATATAAAAAAATAATTGATATGCCATTTAATAAAGAACTTATGGAAGGTACTTTAAATAAAGAAAAATTTGCCTACTATATAGAACAAGACAGCCTATATTTAAAATACTACTCTAAAGTATTAGCAACAATCTCTTCAAAAATAAATAATAATGCAGATTATGCTATTGCTTTTTTAAAATCATCTATGAATGCCTATATAGTAGAAGAAGAAATTGTACATAAATATTTCAGAGACACTTTTAAATTAAAAAATACGAATAAAATTACAACTGCCAATCTAGGTTATACAAGTTTTTTAATAAATACAGCACATACTGAAGCTTTTGAGGCTTCTGCTGCTTCTATACTACCATGTTTTTGGATATATAATGAAATAGGAAAATACATAAAAGAAAATGCGAAAATTGAAAATAATCCATACAAAACTTGGATTGATGCTTATGCAGATGAAGAGTTTTCAAAATCAACAGAGAATATGATTAAAATTATTGATGATTTATATAATAATGCTTCCAATTATGTTAAAGAAAAAATGATAGTTTCTTTTGATATAGCATTTGTTTGGGAGTACAGATTTTGGAATGATGCTTATAATTTAGATGATTTTTATAATGTGTGA
- a CDS encoding peptide ABC transporter substrate-binding protein, translating into MTSKKKFIIILLIFLSLISCRKQTKNIKDEITVNLGYELNTIDPALNDETYGYIYINHAFEGLLNKDTNGNIVGGVAERWDISDDKLTYTFHLRDNAKWSDGQKVTADDFVYSYRRAADPKTASPLSYLMEYIKNAKDIIRGKQNVENLGVKAINENTLVIELEEPTIYFTDLLASGGVYMPVREDIIGKYGDDWTWKPETYIGNGAYKMTERKPDEKIVFEINTNYWNYTNQVAKKINFVLIADEYISLNAVRTGDVDFSINAPPIGEIENLIKENLMAVSDIIGTYYIDLNTKDKILSDKRARKALSLAIDRNYIVSNIGYGKLIAAEAFVPPAVRGLEKSFREESSNYIIANNYNQNVEEARKLLAEAGYPNGENFPILELKVSSGFYTTVMEAVQQMWKESLNIEVAVRTEESKITLPFRESGNYQMARTSWTGDYNDPLTMLQIMTSDSDINYGGFSNARYDSLIDFAITATNANKRMEALKEAESILFEEVPIIPFIYRTDFLVVNPKLKNYIDEPLGRYKFNYAYIEK; encoded by the coding sequence ATGACTTCAAAAAAAAAATTTATCATTATATTATTAATATTTCTATCATTAATATCTTGTAGAAAACAAACAAAAAATATCAAAGATGAAATCACTGTAAATTTGGGTTATGAACTTAATACTATAGACCCAGCTTTAAATGATGAAACCTACGGATATATTTATATTAATCATGCATTTGAGGGACTTCTTAATAAAGATACAAACGGCAATATTGTAGGAGGCGTTGCTGAAAGATGGGATATAAGTGATGATAAATTAACATATACATTCCATTTAAGAGATAATGCCAAATGGAGCGATGGACAAAAAGTAACAGCTGATGATTTTGTATATTCTTATAGAAGAGCAGCGGATCCAAAAACAGCTTCTCCATTAAGCTATTTAATGGAATATATAAAAAATGCCAAAGACATAATAAGAGGCAAACAAAACGTAGAAAATCTAGGAGTTAAGGCAATAAATGAAAATACATTAGTGATAGAACTTGAAGAGCCTACGATATATTTTACTGATTTACTTGCATCGGGAGGCGTATATATGCCTGTAAGAGAAGATATAATAGGAAAATACGGTGATGATTGGACTTGGAAACCTGAAACATATATTGGAAACGGTGCTTATAAAATGACAGAAAGAAAACCTGATGAAAAAATAGTTTTTGAAATTAATACTAATTATTGGAATTATACAAATCAAGTTGCTAAAAAAATTAATTTTGTTTTGATAGCTGATGAATATATTTCACTTAATGCTGTAAGAACAGGAGATGTTGATTTTTCTATAAATGCTCCCCCTATAGGAGAGATAGAAAATCTTATAAAAGAAAATCTAATGGCAGTAAGCGATATCATAGGCACTTATTATATAGACTTAAATACTAAAGATAAAATACTATCTGATAAAAGAGCGAGAAAAGCATTATCATTAGCAATAGACAGAAACTATATAGTATCAAATATAGGATATGGTAAATTAATAGCAGCAGAAGCATTCGTACCGCCTGCAGTAAGAGGACTTGAAAAATCATTCAGAGAAGAAAGTAGTAATTATATTATAGCTAATAATTATAATCAAAATGTTGAAGAGGCAAGAAAATTATTAGCCGAAGCAGGATACCCAAACGGAGAAAACTTTCCTATTTTAGAGTTAAAAGTATCATCAGGATTTTATACTACAGTAATGGAAGCAGTACAGCAAATGTGGAAAGAATCACTTAATATAGAAGTAGCTGTAAGAACAGAAGAATCAAAAATAACTTTGCCTTTTAGAGAATCTGGAAATTATCAAATGGCTAGAACAAGCTGGACAGGTGATTATAATGATCCTCTTACTATGCTTCAGATTATGACAAGCGATAGCGATATAAATTATGGAGGATTTTCTAATGCAAGATACGATTCTTTAATAGATTTTGCCATTACCGCAACAAATGCCAATAAGCGAATGGAAGCATTAAAAGAAGCGGAATCTATACTTTTTGAAGAAGTACCTATTATACCTTTTATATACAGGACTGACTTTTTGGTAGTTAACCCAAAATTAAAAAATTATATTGATGAGCCTTTGGGCAGATATAAGTTTAACTATGCGTATATAGAAAAATAG